The genomic DNA GACCTGCCGCCCTCCCCCGTCAGTGAGGACCAATTCGCGCAGCTGCTCACCGACGTCATGTGGACCGACGCCGATCAGGTGGCGCTGCGCCGGGCCGGCGCGATCCTCGAGCCCCGCGTCCCCGAGCTTCTCGACGCCTGGTACGACTTCATCGGCTCCACCCCGCACCTGGCGGCGACCTTCCGCAGCTCCCGCGGCAACCCCGACACGGAGTACCTCGCCCGGGTCCGGGCCCGTTTCGAGCGGTGGGTCGTCGACCTGTGCACCCGCGACTTCGACGCGCGCTGGCTGGCGTACCAGGAGGAGATCGGCAAGCGGCATCACCCCCAGCGCAAGAACGTCACCGACCACGTCGATTCCGGGATCGGGCACGTGCCGATGAAGGACATGATGGCGTTGATCGTCCCGGTCACCCTCACCGTCCGCGGCTTCCTCGAGCAGGGCGAGACCGACCGTGCCCAGGTCGACGACATGCAGGTGGCCTGGTTCAAGGCGCTGACGGTCACGCTCGTGCTCTGGGCCCGCCCCTACGCCGGAGACCTCTGGTAGCTAGCCCTCGAGCTCGGCCCAGACCGCGTCGTTGGTCTCGGCCCACAGCGGGTTGGCCCACGCGCCAAAGTCCCGGTCGGTCAGGGCGACCATGCCCCGGCCGGTCGGGCGGTGCACCCACAGGTAGGTGCCGCTCTGGCCGAAGTGGCCGGCCACGTCCGCCGGCATCCCCTTCCCGAGCCAGTGCGGTGACTTGGTGCCGTGCAGCTCAAAGCCCAGCCCCCAGGGGTTGGGCTTGTGCATGCCGTAACCGGGCACGGTGCCACGCAGACCCGGGAACTGATCCGTGACAATCTCCGCCA from Corynebacterium guangdongense includes the following:
- a CDS encoding protoglobin domain-containing protein; the encoded protein is MSTTPPGYDYEADLPPSPVSEDQFAQLLTDVMWTDADQVALRRAGAILEPRVPELLDAWYDFIGSTPHLAATFRSSRGNPDTEYLARVRARFERWVVDLCTRDFDARWLAYQEEIGKRHHPQRKNVTDHVDSGIGHVPMKDMMALIVPVTLTVRGFLEQGETDRAQVDDMQVAWFKALTVTLVLWARPYAGDLW